One window of the Lycorma delicatula isolate Av1 chromosome 3, ASM4794821v1, whole genome shotgun sequence genome contains the following:
- the LOC142321018 gene encoding uncharacterized protein LOC142321018 produces the protein MKYYVLFAVLLFVAVSMAQGKPATDIESPKNLEPEQSVEAAPKEHLKGAEAAYLAYSYAAYPYAYSAYPYVVPPPAAVILRR, from the exons ATGAAATACTAC GTACTTTTTGCTGTTCTTCTTTTTGTTGCTGTTTCTATGGCACAAGGAAAACCAGCAACAGATATTGAATCACCAAAAAACCTAGAACCTGAACAAAGTGTAGAAGCCGCCCCAAAGGAACATTTAAAAGGAGCTGAAGCTGCATATTTAGCCTACTCTTACGCCGCATATCCTTACGCCTATTCAGCTTATCCTTACGTCGTTCCACCACCAGCTGCCGTCATCCTTCGCCGTTAA